The following are from one region of the Phycisphaeraceae bacterium genome:
- a CDS encoding ATP-dependent Clp protease adaptor ClpS, with translation MSSDSPTSTVKPPDIKPEVAPPATNILPPFHVILHNDDVNDFGYVVMSLISVTPVREKHAVQITQVAHARGRSLVMTTHKERAELYRDRLRSRHLTATIEPAL, from the coding sequence TTGAGCAGCGACTCCCCGACATCAACGGTCAAGCCACCCGACATCAAGCCGGAGGTGGCTCCTCCCGCGACGAATATTCTTCCGCCTTTTCACGTCATCTTGCACAACGATGATGTCAATGACTTCGGGTATGTTGTGATGTCTCTGATCTCTGTAACGCCTGTACGTGAAAAGCATGCTGTGCAGATCACGCAGGTTGCGCACGCCCGTGGGCGTTCGCTCGTCATGACGACCCACAAGGAGCGAGCGGAACTCTACCGCGATCGGCTCCGCAGTCGGCACCTGACGGCCACGATCGAGCCAGCGCTCTGA
- a CDS encoding FtsW/RodA/SpoVE family cell cycle protein — MIRPGHMVILCALALLAIGVVMVNSASMHVAKIEIREDSATRGIAANGVTFKSILMSPATMHMVLALGALTCAALLPIGAVAGVIEDFGRLKRPAILTALGAGVLLVILSTVYWPGIARPRNGSHRWINLGPLDSFQPSEVAKWALVWLVAAYCVWVGRERLRTFWFGFLPIIACVGAVSALVVKEDLGTGALMAMAAGLMLLAAGARWRHFALFLGVGIAGVAAAIVQNPYRIDRIVAFLDPYADPQGTGFHMIQSLATVSGGGLTGRGLGHGLQKFGYLPEDQTDFLFAVICEELGIGGAALILGLYAVLAWTIVGILSREPNALLRLGGFGVLATLLIQATINLLVVTGLGPTKGIALPLLSAGGTGWVLTAGCLGLLVAMDRRHARTMPDNDLAEPVPL, encoded by the coding sequence ATGATCCGCCCCGGTCACATGGTGATCTTGTGCGCGCTGGCGCTGCTGGCCATCGGAGTGGTGATGGTCAACTCCGCGTCGATGCATGTGGCCAAGATCGAAATCCGCGAAGACAGCGCGACCAGGGGCATCGCGGCCAATGGCGTGACATTCAAGTCCATTCTGATGAGCCCCGCAACCATGCACATGGTGCTCGCCCTGGGGGCCCTGACCTGTGCTGCCCTGCTCCCGATCGGCGCGGTCGCAGGGGTGATCGAAGACTTCGGCCGACTGAAGCGGCCCGCGATCCTCACCGCCCTTGGCGCGGGCGTGCTGCTGGTCATTCTCTCGACGGTTTACTGGCCGGGAATCGCCAGGCCCAGGAACGGATCGCACCGCTGGATCAATCTCGGACCGCTGGATTCTTTTCAGCCCAGCGAAGTCGCCAAGTGGGCGCTCGTCTGGCTCGTCGCTGCGTATTGCGTCTGGGTCGGGCGCGAGCGTCTGCGTACGTTCTGGTTCGGATTCCTGCCCATCATCGCCTGCGTTGGCGCGGTCTCAGCTCTCGTTGTCAAGGAGGACCTCGGCACGGGAGCCTTGATGGCCATGGCTGCGGGACTGATGCTGCTCGCAGCCGGCGCACGATGGCGACACTTCGCCCTGTTTCTGGGTGTGGGGATAGCGGGCGTCGCTGCTGCCATCGTTCAGAACCCCTACCGCATTGACCGCATCGTCGCGTTCCTCGATCCGTACGCCGACCCGCAGGGCACGGGTTTCCACATGATCCAGTCACTAGCCACGGTCTCCGGCGGCGGACTCACGGGGCGTGGACTCGGGCACGGCCTCCAGAAATTCGGCTATCTGCCTGAAGACCAGACCGACTTTCTCTTCGCTGTCATCTGCGAAGAACTCGGCATCGGGGGGGCAGCACTGATCCTCGGCCTGTACGCTGTCCTTGCGTGGACCATCGTCGGGATCCTGAGCCGCGAGCCCAACGCGCTGCTTCGGCTCGGGGGGTTTGGTGTGCTGGCCACGCTCTTGATTCAGGCCACGATCAATCTCCTCGTGGTCACCGGGCTTGGTCCGACCAAGGGCATCGCCCTGCCGCTGCTCAGTGCCGGGGGCACGGGCTGGGTGCTCACCGCCGGTTGCCTCGGGCTTCTGGTCGCGATGGATCGTCGGCACGCACGAACGATGCCCGACAACGACTTGGCCGAGCCGGTGCCCTTGTGA
- a CDS encoding 50S ribosome-binding GTPase gives MFTGDTIVARASAAGIGRRAIVRLAGPATPVALRAIGIDDPGRRGAWRVRARCDALPDLPMLLVRYVAPASYTGEEAAELVLVNSDTLIERLMTVLSTVQGVRHAEPGEFTARAYLAGRLTLAQAEGVAAKVAAQTSEHVAAAERVLSGRAGEEYRLWADEIASLLALVESGIDFAEEEDVVAIGAGALRERLEALAGTIEVATGSVAPEPWNGPEPLVVIVGKPNAGKSSLFNALLGHTRVVASPISGTTRDVIVERWVLDAQHAVLLADLPGLDLDACDDLSLAAQAGARRAIEHADLLIACDPEGAFDWIDPTWPERVRVRTKVDSHVIFSPEILSVCSLDGWHLERLTHKIALCAHGSVRAADSTLIPRHREVARRAHSSLLAAAGVLQDQPEHGLTNADLVASSLRRALDLIGELAGRITPDDVIGRIFAQFCIGK, from the coding sequence ATGTTCACCGGCGACACCATTGTCGCGCGAGCGAGTGCTGCCGGAATCGGACGGCGAGCGATCGTGCGCCTCGCGGGACCTGCGACACCAGTTGCTCTTCGCGCCATCGGGATCGACGATCCTGGCCGACGCGGGGCCTGGCGCGTGCGGGCCAGATGCGACGCCTTACCCGACCTGCCGATGCTCCTTGTTCGCTACGTCGCGCCTGCGTCGTACACCGGCGAGGAAGCAGCCGAACTCGTTCTTGTGAACAGTGACACCCTGATCGAACGTCTCATGACTGTGCTGAGCACCGTGCAAGGCGTGCGCCATGCCGAGCCTGGCGAGTTCACAGCACGGGCGTATCTTGCAGGCAGACTCACGCTCGCGCAGGCAGAGGGGGTCGCGGCCAAGGTTGCTGCGCAGACCTCGGAGCATGTTGCAGCGGCCGAGCGAGTGCTCAGCGGGCGTGCGGGCGAAGAATACCGCTTGTGGGCTGACGAAATCGCATCGCTGCTGGCGCTGGTCGAGAGCGGCATTGACTTTGCGGAGGAAGAAGACGTTGTCGCGATCGGCGCCGGCGCATTGCGTGAGCGACTCGAAGCGCTCGCGGGCACCATCGAGGTAGCGACCGGAAGCGTCGCACCCGAGCCATGGAACGGGCCCGAGCCTCTCGTGGTGATTGTGGGCAAACCCAACGCGGGAAAGTCGAGCCTGTTCAATGCTCTGCTGGGGCACACGCGCGTGGTGGCGTCGCCGATCTCCGGCACGACGCGCGATGTCATCGTCGAACGATGGGTGCTCGACGCGCAGCACGCCGTGCTGCTGGCCGATTTACCGGGCCTGGATCTTGATGCGTGCGATGACCTCTCACTCGCAGCACAAGCCGGCGCGCGGCGCGCAATCGAACACGCGGATCTCCTCATCGCGTGCGATCCCGAAGGGGCGTTCGACTGGATTGATCCGACATGGCCCGAGAGGGTGCGTGTTCGCACCAAAGTTGACTCGCATGTCATATTCTCGCCCGAAATCCTGAGTGTGTGCAGCCTCGACGGGTGGCACCTCGAACGCCTGACCCACAAGATCGCGCTTTGTGCACACGGAAGTGTGCGAGCGGCCGATTCGACCCTGATTCCGCGTCATCGCGAGGTCGCGCGACGCGCGCACAGCAGCCTGCTCGCAGCGGCCGGCGTGTTGCAAGATCAGCCGGAACATGGACTTACAAATGCTGACCTGGTTGCTTCAAGTTTGCGGCGTGCCCTCGATCTCATTGGCGAACTTGCCGGGCGCATCACTCCGGACGACGTGATTGGTCGGATCTTTGCGCAATTCTGCATAGGAAAGTAA
- a CDS encoding glycosyltransferase → MSAKGVIFAGGGTGGHIYPSIAIAEHLQHHQPGMHISVICSTRSIDQRVLDGSGLDFDTVPAQPFGVSPKVLVRFAATWPGVVRACRRAMRACFDEWSIGADECVLVAMGGFVSPPAVWAARSLGVRRVLVNLDAVPGRANRFLAPRVDRVFSTYAFAGATRVGPIVRSAARVAASAAECRERLGLDPAMRTLLVTGASQGARSINEFVLGLCAQHPEMFEGWQILHQAGEDQHEEVEGRYRALSVSARVVGLVDEVGLMWGACDAALSRAGAGSVAEVWINRIPTIFMPYPYHRDAHQKHNVQPLVDSEGAILIEDLIDADANVRAHGAIVGRLLSDDALRQGLRQQLAQVGAGDGADEIAIALQNL, encoded by the coding sequence GTGAGCGCAAAAGGCGTGATCTTCGCTGGAGGCGGAACCGGGGGACACATCTATCCCTCGATCGCCATCGCTGAGCATCTGCAGCATCATCAACCGGGAATGCACATCAGCGTCATCTGTTCGACGCGCTCGATCGACCAGCGTGTGCTCGATGGAAGCGGACTCGATTTTGACACCGTGCCCGCACAGCCATTTGGCGTTTCACCGAAGGTGCTCGTGCGCTTCGCTGCAACGTGGCCTGGCGTGGTGCGCGCGTGCAGGCGCGCTATGCGGGCCTGCTTCGATGAGTGGTCGATCGGAGCGGATGAATGCGTGCTGGTGGCTATGGGAGGGTTCGTCTCGCCGCCAGCAGTATGGGCTGCACGATCGCTCGGAGTCCGGCGTGTGCTGGTGAATCTGGACGCTGTACCTGGACGCGCGAATCGGTTTCTCGCGCCGCGCGTCGACCGGGTGTTTTCGACATACGCATTTGCAGGTGCGACGCGGGTCGGGCCCATTGTGCGAAGTGCGGCCCGGGTCGCTGCGAGCGCGGCTGAGTGTCGCGAGCGACTGGGTCTGGATCCTGCGATGCGCACGCTGCTGGTCACTGGCGCGAGCCAGGGCGCGCGCTCGATCAACGAGTTTGTGCTCGGTTTGTGTGCACAGCACCCTGAGATGTTCGAGGGCTGGCAGATTCTGCATCAGGCCGGGGAAGATCAGCATGAAGAAGTCGAAGGCCGTTATCGTGCGCTGTCTGTGAGTGCGCGGGTAGTTGGGCTTGTGGATGAGGTCGGACTCATGTGGGGTGCGTGCGATGCGGCGCTTTCGCGGGCCGGCGCGGGAAGTGTCGCAGAAGTCTGGATCAATCGCATTCCGACCATATTCATGCCTTATCCGTATCATCGCGACGCGCACCAGAAGCACAACGTGCAGCCACTGGTGGACTCCGAGGGGGCGATTCTGATCGAGGATCTCATCGACGCCGATGCGAATGTGCGCGCGCACGGGGCGATCGTGGGCCGATTGCTTTCGGATGATGCGTTGCGTCAGGGACTGCGTCAGCAGCTCGCGCAGGTCGGGGCGGGGGATGGGGCCGACGAGATTGCAATCGCCCTGCAAAACCTGTGA
- the rimO gene encoding 30S ribosomal protein S12 methylthiotransferase RimO encodes MHHESQTLPPADSEIRTVSFVSLGCPKNLIDSEKMLGLLAEDGILPVSADASTDNEHDDLSLAGSEQDSSATTGRITPADAVVINTCGFLEASKQESLGVIHDAIAAKERGEVKRVVVAGCLVQRHRAKMLEWAPGIDAMIGVFDREKVLEAVRGMSGADVRVGSEPTAETAPKYWIHANALVKARDQGMATTGLTVNGKDGKGIGYFEDDSARLRLTPRHYAYLRISEGCNQNCAFCTIPSIRGKMRSKGVDRIVDEARELLRDGAYELLLIGQDTTSYGDDIGVGLGGPARGALANADLFGAGLPRVLKALSDTVSQEIGRGWLRLMYAYPSNFSDEIIDAFAALVSDGHLLPYIDIPLQHASDRVLTAMRRNVLASQQHELMHKLRDRIPGMAIRTTFITGFPSETEEDHEQLLAFIEDVGFDAVGCFQYSREEGTVAGSMEDDPALAVPAEIKQRRHDEIMALQQGIAHEQATFLAEQFDPSRPTESGCQFDVLIDRSIGLDPGSPQVRVYAGRTYFQAPQIDATTIVRSRETLSPGELVRCTIVGSDGYDLIARPVVELEKRIGLPLI; translated from the coding sequence ATGCACCATGAATCCCAGACTTTGCCTCCGGCTGACAGCGAGATCCGCACGGTCTCGTTTGTGAGTCTGGGTTGCCCGAAGAACCTGATCGATTCGGAGAAGATGCTCGGCCTGCTGGCTGAGGACGGGATTTTGCCCGTCTCTGCAGACGCATCGACGGATAACGAACACGACGATCTCTCGCTGGCGGGTTCGGAACAGGACTCCAGCGCGACCACAGGCCGCATCACGCCCGCCGACGCCGTCGTCATCAACACCTGCGGCTTCCTCGAAGCCTCGAAGCAGGAATCTCTAGGCGTGATCCACGATGCGATCGCTGCCAAGGAACGCGGCGAGGTCAAGCGCGTCGTCGTGGCCGGATGTCTGGTTCAGCGGCATCGGGCCAAGATGCTCGAATGGGCGCCCGGCATTGATGCCATGATCGGGGTGTTCGATCGGGAAAAGGTGCTTGAAGCGGTGCGCGGCATGAGCGGGGCCGATGTTCGAGTCGGCTCGGAACCAACCGCCGAGACTGCACCGAAGTACTGGATCCACGCCAACGCGCTGGTCAAAGCCCGCGACCAAGGCATGGCAACCACGGGCCTGACTGTCAACGGCAAAGATGGCAAGGGCATCGGATACTTCGAGGATGATTCTGCCCGTCTGCGCCTCACGCCGAGGCACTATGCATATCTGCGCATCAGCGAAGGCTGCAACCAGAACTGCGCGTTCTGCACGATCCCGTCCATCCGAGGCAAGATGCGTTCAAAGGGCGTCGACCGCATCGTCGATGAAGCCCGCGAACTCCTGCGCGACGGAGCCTACGAACTTCTGCTCATCGGGCAGGACACGACCAGTTATGGCGACGACATCGGAGTCGGACTGGGCGGACCAGCCCGTGGGGCACTTGCTAATGCGGACCTCTTTGGTGCCGGCCTGCCTCGCGTGCTCAAAGCCTTGTCCGACACCGTTTCGCAGGAAATCGGGCGTGGTTGGCTCCGGCTCATGTACGCCTACCCGTCTAACTTCTCCGACGAGATCATCGACGCCTTTGCTGCCCTGGTCAGCGATGGGCACTTGTTGCCTTATATCGACATCCCGCTTCAGCACGCATCGGACCGCGTCCTCACCGCCATGCGGCGCAACGTGCTGGCAAGCCAGCAGCACGAACTGATGCACAAGCTGCGTGATCGCATTCCAGGCATGGCGATTCGGACAACGTTCATCACCGGGTTCCCCAGCGAAACCGAGGAAGACCACGAGCAATTACTGGCCTTCATCGAAGATGTCGGGTTCGACGCGGTCGGTTGCTTTCAGTACAGCCGCGAGGAAGGAACTGTCGCTGGCTCGATGGAAGATGACCCGGCGCTGGCGGTCCCGGCTGAGATCAAGCAGCGTCGCCACGATGAAATCATGGCCTTGCAGCAGGGCATCGCGCACGAGCAGGCAACATTTCTCGCTGAGCAGTTCGACCCCTCGCGCCCGACCGAGTCGGGGTGCCAGTTCGATGTGCTGATCGATCGATCGATCGGGCTTGACCCCGGCTCGCCGCAGGTCAGGGTGTATGCGGGGCGGACCTATTTTCAGGCCCCGCAAATCGACGCCACGACCATCGTGCGCTCGCGTGAAACCTTGTCGCCGGGCGAACTGGTCCGATGCACCATCGTCGGCTCGGACGGGTACGACCTGATCGCCCGGCCCGTGGTTGAACTCGAAAAACGCATCGGCCTGCCGCTGATCTGA